In Nitrospira sp., the following are encoded in one genomic region:
- the hemG gene encoding protoporphyrinogen oxidase, translating to MTRPRTVVIVGGGISGLATAFSLQEKAAKADLPIHCTVLESDQSWGGKIVTHRVGEIVTEAGPDSFLSQKQAGLDLCMKLGLADQLINTNAMAKKASVLYGGRMHDLPEGLLSFVPKQLGSFFRSGLLTWTGLARMGLEVAVPRGPSTGDESLAAFLRRRFGAQAFERVLEPLMAGIYAGDAEQMSLRATFPRFYELEQRHASIVRGMMAAKKAAASVSADQPRRTMFVSLKNGLSDLVTALTSRLTQQGVELRMGARVEALRVRSHELGRWMYDLIMQDGSALSAESVVLATPAYVSADLLRPLSPIAGGLLDMIPYASTATVAMAFPRTLTSAIEGFGFIVPRTEQRHLIAATWTSLKWPYRAPADQLLVRCYVGGVGREEILRLDDEQLTAKVRAELSSLCGIRAEPSYTEVNRWWKAMPQYKLGHLDRLAQLDAAVSRYPGLILTGAGYRGIGIPDCIRDGDMAAERVVHDLLGKTDVVSRSTTKIG from the coding sequence GTGACTCGACCACGCACAGTCGTAATTGTAGGTGGCGGCATTTCCGGCCTGGCTACCGCTTTTTCGCTACAAGAGAAAGCCGCAAAGGCCGATCTTCCTATCCATTGCACCGTCCTCGAATCCGACCAATCCTGGGGAGGAAAGATCGTCACGCACCGGGTCGGCGAGATTGTGACGGAAGCAGGACCGGACTCCTTCCTTTCGCAAAAACAGGCAGGCCTCGATCTCTGCATGAAGCTTGGCCTTGCCGATCAACTCATCAATACCAATGCAATGGCCAAGAAAGCCTCTGTGCTGTATGGCGGGCGGATGCACGACTTGCCCGAGGGACTGCTCTCTTTCGTTCCGAAGCAACTGGGGTCTTTCTTTCGGAGTGGTCTGCTCACCTGGACAGGGTTGGCGCGTATGGGACTGGAGGTCGCTGTTCCACGCGGTCCCTCAACGGGCGATGAATCGTTGGCCGCCTTTCTTCGCCGTCGATTTGGGGCGCAAGCGTTTGAGCGGGTCTTGGAACCGTTGATGGCAGGAATTTACGCGGGCGATGCCGAGCAAATGAGTCTGCGAGCCACGTTCCCGCGGTTTTATGAGCTGGAGCAACGGCATGCCAGCATCGTCCGCGGCATGATGGCAGCCAAGAAAGCCGCTGCATCAGTTTCGGCGGATCAACCAAGACGGACGATGTTTGTCAGTTTGAAGAATGGCCTCAGCGATTTGGTGACCGCCTTGACGAGTCGGTTGACGCAGCAGGGGGTTGAGTTGCGCATGGGTGCTCGTGTCGAGGCCCTCAGGGTGAGGTCGCATGAGCTCGGCCGCTGGATGTACGACCTTATTATGCAGGATGGCTCGGCGCTTTCTGCGGAAAGCGTGGTCCTTGCAACGCCTGCGTATGTATCAGCAGACCTGTTGCGCCCGTTGTCGCCGATTGCCGGCGGATTGCTGGACATGATTCCCTATGCTTCGACTGCCACCGTTGCGATGGCGTTTCCACGGACTCTGACGAGTGCTATAGAAGGATTTGGCTTTATCGTGCCGCGAACGGAGCAACGTCATCTCATCGCCGCAACGTGGACATCGCTCAAGTGGCCCTATCGCGCTCCGGCGGATCAGCTGTTGGTGCGCTGCTATGTCGGTGGGGTAGGGCGAGAAGAGATTCTGCGATTGGACGACGAGCAATTGACGGCCAAAGTCCGCGCCGAACTGTCCTCGCTATGCGGCATCAGGGCAGAGCCGAGCTACACTGAGGTGAATCGATGGTGGAAGGCGATGCCGCAATACAAGCTCGGCCATCTGGATCGATTGGCACAACTCGATGCGGCGGTGAGCCGTTATCCTGGACTTATTCTTACCGGGGCCGGTTATCGCGGAATCGGCATACCCGACTGCATTCGAGACGGAGACATGGCAGCGGAGCGAGTCGTGCATGATCTTTTAGGCAAGACCGATGTAGTCAGCAGATCAACCACGAAAATAGGGTGA
- a CDS encoding NADH-cytochrome b5 reductase translates to MDNITRIKTKAPTPYKLVAIEPDTHDTKTFRFELPADATLDMLPGDFLYLHATINGKQVKRPYTPSSLVGTTGFFDLTVKRYEAGSVSKYLHDQRIGEMVSMSGPNSGGHWIDGMAKRVGFVAGGTGITPMLSIIRWILTNKIDAELFLIFANKTESDIILRQEWERNVRDHPNFHCHHVLEQPPHGWEGSTGRVTPEILRHHLPAPGPDTCVFLCGPPPMVDALEITLKELGYPEQSIILP, encoded by the coding sequence ATGGACAACATCACCCGCATCAAGACCAAAGCCCCTACTCCGTACAAGCTCGTTGCAATCGAGCCGGACACCCATGACACGAAAACATTCCGGTTCGAGCTTCCTGCCGATGCCACGCTGGATATGTTGCCTGGCGATTTTCTCTACCTCCATGCGACGATCAACGGAAAGCAGGTCAAGCGGCCATACACTCCCTCCTCGCTTGTCGGCACGACTGGTTTCTTCGATCTGACGGTCAAGCGCTATGAGGCTGGTTCCGTCTCGAAATACCTACACGATCAGCGGATCGGAGAGATGGTGTCGATGAGCGGGCCGAACAGCGGCGGACATTGGATTGATGGAATGGCGAAGCGAGTGGGATTTGTAGCGGGAGGCACCGGGATTACGCCGATGCTCTCCATCATTCGCTGGATTCTGACCAACAAGATCGATGCGGAGTTATTCCTGATCTTTGCCAACAAAACCGAATCGGACATCATCCTCCGACAGGAGTGGGAACGCAATGTCCGAGACCATCCGAACTTTCATTGCCACCATGTATTGGAACAGCCGCCTCACGGGTGGGAAGGTAGTACAGGTCGCGTCACCCCGGAAATTCTCCGACACCATCTTCCCGCTCCAGGTCCCGACACCTGTGTTTTTCTCTGCGGTCCGCCGCCGATGGTCGATGCTCTGGAAATTACGCTCAAAGAACTCGGCTACCCGGAACAGTCTATCATTCTGCCCTAA